In Amblyraja radiata isolate CabotCenter1 chromosome 30, sAmbRad1.1.pri, whole genome shotgun sequence, a single window of DNA contains:
- the LOC116989979 gene encoding neoverrucotoxin subunit alpha-like, giving the protein MSEFLQLATLGRPFQLGMLYDCRSDALIPGITLWDLQTLQSNLDRRDQPSTEFHIIASDSMEKKANALDVSASLKASFLGGLVEVKGSAKYLRDTKESEQQARVTLQYKVTTRFEQLTMSHLGRQNITYPSVFDEGSATHVITAVLYGAQAFFVFDRMASSAENIQNIQGNMEAMIKLLPQNAIKGEASLEMTEEQKSHAEKFSCTFYGDFSLKNNPTTFKDAINIYATLPKLLGPDGEHSVPIRVWLYPLNKLDTKAAQMVREISVRLVNRCQCVLEQLNEAMMRCNDLMKDSVAVQFPEIGDRILQFREMCPEYKLVFQGTLARVLPSIRGGGKEEGLLTDILKNREQSPFKHQALTTWLDDKECEMMAVGRCLRIMKDIPVMKSRRELHKVLMGPATDYVVCFTFTTLHQEDLYLSEANNYLQSPTAQKMETQPPIDGACTKRQSDSWFNLPSVSQQMRELSESFLEFATANIADGKIKFAVGSVRDDSNIGASIYLYDGGCLENQCFVPPSQPEIPTSSRTTDDSVTLQLQPPTFGASEIVGYKVEYRGSQQEEWIILDTPDQCHSFTIPGLEPHQEYHFRYRAVTKVGVSKVSESYRGITRPASPPGKPVFQDCSSSPTLHSTTIYRVPVSADCGETGEARAGS; this is encoded by the exons ATGAGTGAGTTCTTGCAACTGGCCACTCTGGGCCGGCCTTTCCAGTTGGGAATGCTGTACGACTGCCGATCAGATGCTCTGATCCCAG GCATCACCCTGTGGGACTTGCAGACACTGCAGAGCAACCTTGATCGTCGTGACCAGCCCAGCACTGAGTTTCACATCATTGCGTCAGACTCCATGGAGAAGAAAGCCAATGCCCTCGATGTGTCAGCGTCACTGAAAGCGAGTTTCCTGGGTGGGTTAGTAGAGGTGAAAGGGTCGGCAAAATATCTCAGAGACACGAAGGAATCAGAGCAACAAGCACGAGTTACCCTTCAGTACAAAGTAACAACCAGGTTTGAACAACTGACGATGAGTCACTTAGGGAGACAGAATATTACCTACCCGAGTGTGTTTGATGAGGGCTCAGCCACCCATGTTATTACGGCAGTGCTGTATGGGGCCCAGGCCTTCTTTGTGTTTGATCGAATGGCTTCTTCAGCAGAGAACATACAGAATATTCAGGGCAACATGGAGGCGATGATTAAACTTCTTCCTCAGAATGCGATCAAGGGAGAGGCCTCCCTAGAAATGACAGAAGAACAAAAGTCTCATGCCGAGAAATTTAGCTGCACCTTTTATGGGGATTTCTCACTGAAGAACAATCCCACCACCTTCAAAGACGCCATCAATATCTACGCAACACTTCCAAAACTCCTGGGTCCAGATGGAGAGCATTCAGTGCCCATCAGAGTCTGGCTCTATCCTCTCAATAAACTCGACACCAAAGCTGCCCAGATGGTGAGGGAGATCAGCGTGCGACTGGTCAATCGCTGCCAGTGTGTCCTAGAACAGCTCAATGAGGCCATGATGAGGTGCAATGACCTGATGAAAGACAGTGTCGCAGTTCAGTTTCCCGAGATCGGGGACAGGATACTTCAATTCCGAGAGATGTGTCCGGAGTACAAACTGGTTTTCCAAGGGACCTTAGCCAGAGTTTTGCCGTCCATTCGGGGCGGTGGGAAGGAGGAAGGGTTGCTGACGGACATACTGAAGAACAGGGAGCAGTCACCATTTAAACACCAAGCACTGACCACATGGCTGGATGACAAGGAATGCGAGATGATGGCTGTGGGACGTTGCCTCAGGATAATGAAAGACATACCTGTTATGAAATCAAGGAGAGAGTTGCATAAAGTGTTGATGGGTCCAGCAACAGACTACGTGGTCTGCTTCACATTCACAACACTGCATCAGGAGGATCTTTACCTGTCAGAGGCAAACAACTACCTCCAATCTCCCACAGCTCAGAAAATGGAGACACAACCTCCTATTGATGGAGCCTGTACAAAACGACAAAGTGACTCCTGGTTTAACTTGCCATCTGTGTCCCAGCAGATGAGGGAGCTATCAGAATCATTCCTGGAATTTGCCACCGCCAATATAGCAGATGGGAAAATAAAATTTGCTGTTGGATCTGTGAGGGATGACAGCAACATAGGAGCCTCAATTTACCTGTATGATGGAGGATGTCTGGAGAACCAGTGCTTTGTTCCTCCGTCACAGCCCGAGATACCTACATCTAGTAGAACAACAGATGACAGTGTGACTCTGCAGTTACAGCCTCCAACATTTGGTGCCAGTGAGATTGTGGGCTACAAGGTAGAGTACCGAGGTAGTCAGCAGGAGGAATGGATAATTCTGGATACACCTGATCAATGCCACTCCTTCACAATACCTGGGTTAGAGCCACACCAGGAGTATCACTTCCGATACAGAGCAGTGACCAAGGTAGGGGTCAGCAAGGTTAGTGAGAGCTACAGGGGCATCACCCGGCCAGCAAGTCCACCTGGTAAACCAGTCTTCCAGGATTGTTCATCCAGCCCAACACTGCACTCCACAACCATCTATCGAGTCCCCGTGTCTGCTGACTGTGGTGAAACAGGTGAAGCAA GAGCAGGTAGCTGA
- the LOC116990153 gene encoding uncharacterized protein LOC116990153, which translates to MKTIMVLGATGSGKTTLINGMINYILGVEWGDNFRYKLIAEETGKSQAESQTSSITAYQLHHQVGFNIDYSLTIIDTPGFGDTRGISRDQQITEQIREFFTSPQGVDQIDAMCFVAQASLARLTHAQKYVFDSILAIFGKDIAENIQILVTFADGQPPPILGALKLAEVPCPKDKCTGLPVHFKFNNSAIFAQRPISGGENDDNFDAMFWKMGANSMKKFFTALTTMETKSLSLTREVLKERKQLEIAVVGLQTQIRVGLTKLEELRKTQQALNQHQTELDANKNFDYEIEVTHPVKEDISGTGNYITNCQKCFFTCHFPCIIPNDNDKRKCNAMDRQGNCRICPQKCIWNVHFNQKYKFDYVTKKEKRTYSELKEKYEKAYGAKMTQQNVMESLKQEFADVECAVLALIDQLSGSIRRLEEIALRPNPLSTPAYIDLMIQSEKEEAKPGFMERIQTLGKVKEQAELIQKVANNENLLPGGLKEGPMVGKSAGKNTGIFSIVKNLFTFKQ; encoded by the coding sequence atgaagaCAATTATGGTTCTGGGAGCAACTGGCTCAGGAAAGACAACCCTCATCAATGGGATGATCAACTACATCTTGGGCGTGGAATGGGGAGACAACTTCAGATACAAGTTAATAGCGGAAGAGACAGGAAAATCCCAGGCTGAGAGTCAGACATCCTCCATCACTGCCTACCAGCTCCACCATCAGGTAGGATTTAACATCGATTACTCTCTGACGATCATTGACACACCAGGATTCGGTGACACCAGGGGCATCAGCCGGGATCAACAGATCACTGAGCAAATCCGTGAATTCTTCACTTCCCCGCAGGGTGTTGATCAGATTGACGCCATGTGTTTTGTTGCTCAAGCCTCCCTGGCTCGCCTGACTCATGCACAGAAATATGTCTTTGATTCGATTCTTGCTATTTTTGGCAAAGATATTGCAGAAAACATTCAGATCCTGGTGACGTTCGCAGACGGACAGCCTCCCCCCATCCTGGGTGCCCTGAAATTAGCTGAGGTGCCGTGTCCCAAAGACAAGTGTACGGGTCTGCCAGTACACTTCAAGTTTAACAATTCAGCCATTTTTGCCCAGCGTCCAATCTCAGGGGGAGAGAACGATGATAACTTTGATGCAATGTTTTGGAAGATGGGAGCAAACAGTATGAAGAAATTCTTCACAGCTCTGACCACAATGGAAACCAAAAGTTTGAGTTTAACCAGAGAGGTTCTGAAGGAACGTAAGCAGCTGGAAATTGCAGTGGTGGGATTGCAGACGCAGATCCGAGTTGGTCTCACCAAACTGGAAGAACTCAGGAAAACGCAACAAGCTCTGAACCAACACCAAACCGAGCTGGATGCAAATAAAAATTTTGACTATGAGATTGAAGTTACACATCCAGTAAAGGAGGATATTAGTGGGACTGGTAATTATATAACCAACTGTCAGAAATGTTTCTTTACCTGCCACTTTCCCTGCATCATTCCTAATGATAATGATAAACGTAAATGTAATGCAATGGACCGACAAGGGAACTGTAGGATCTGTCCACAAAAGTGCATCTGGAATGTTCACTTCAACCAAAAGTACAAGTTTGATTATGTAACAAAAAAGGAGAAGAGGACATACAGTGAGCTGAAAGAAAAGTACGAGAAGGCCTATGGTGCGAAGATGACCCAGCAGAATGTAATGGAATCACTTAAGCAGGAGTTTGCTGACGTGGAGTGCGCAGTTCTGGCGCTGATTGATCAATTATCTGGCAGCATTAGACGACTTGAAGAAATAGCTTTGAGGCCAAACCCATTATCCACCCCAGCTTACATTGACCTCATGATTCAGTCTGAGAAAGAAGAGGCGAAGCCCGGGTTCATGGAGCGAATTCAGACACTGGGGAAAGTAAAGGAACAGGCAGAGTTAATACAGAAGGTAGCAAATAATGAGAATCTGTTACCAGGGGGGTTGAAGGAAGGCCCAATGGTTgggaaaagtgctggaaaaaacaCTGGAATATTTTCTATTGTGAAAAATTTGTTCACATTCAAACAGTAG
- the LOC116990156 gene encoding ATP synthase subunit e, mitochondrial-like, with translation MVPPVQVSPFIKMARYSALFVGIIYGKTRYDYLKPVAEEERRIEAEEKKKREELERIAKQLAEANEDTILK, from the coding sequence ATGGTTCCCCCGGTGCAGGTGTCGCCCTTCATCAAGATGGCTAGATACTCAGCATTGTTCGTTGGCATTATCTATGGCAAGACACGCTATGATTATTTGAAGCCTGTTGCAGAAGAAGAGAGAAGAATCGAAGCTGAAGAGAAAAAGAAGCGAGAGGAGCTTGAACGAATTGCAAAGCAACTGGCTGAAGCAAATGAAGACACAATATTGAAATGA